In the genome of Sebastes umbrosus isolate fSebUmb1 chromosome 14, fSebUmb1.pri, whole genome shotgun sequence, one region contains:
- the mcoln1b gene encoding mucolipin-1b produces MAASSYTCIHDSATEKDRLLSPVTSYGRPRPTALVDCEPPEKQEEEKEEEEEEEEALRRQLKYFFMSPCDKYHAKGRKPFKLGLQLLKIIIVTVQLVLFGLSNQMVVTFKEENTAAFKHLFLKGYQDSVPQAVHTQKELYSRIDFAIEQYLALPQISLGLYAYGLGENGSALSLCQRYYRKGTIDPVNDTFDIDPHVRTECVGVNPLTYIPAPGNSDYKNFTLKFYKLINVTIDFQLKAINIQTIINNEIPDCYTFAITIVMDNKAHSGKVKISLQNQATIKECKDPNVSGHAESYAREFFDVLVAFVCLLSLLLCGRSILRGILLQHEYVQFFKHKLGRCVSWGERMEFINGWYILLIVSDMFTIIGSFIKIGIESKNLSSYDICGILLGTSTLLVWVGVIRYLSFFQKYNILIVTLRAAFPNVIRFCLCAAAIYLGYCFCGWIVLGPYHTKFRSLSKVSECLFSLINGDDMFVTFAEMESSGTLVWIFSQVYLYTFISLFIYMVLSLFIALITGAYDTIMAQTQEQVRVSDLHAFIAECADTPSSGKFRGPEGSSCSFLCCCEW; encoded by the exons ATGGCAGCTTCTAGTTACACTTGCATCCACGACAGCGCCACAG AGAAGGACCGGCTCCTGTCCCCCGTGACCAGCTATGGGAGACCTCGACCCACCGCTCTGGTGGACTGTGAGCCCCCTgagaagcaggaggaagagaaggaagaggaggaagaggaggaggaggccctGAGGAGGCAGCTCAAGTACTTCTTCATGAGCCCTTGTGACAAGTATCACGCCAAGGGACGCAAGCCTTTCAAACTGGGCCTGCAGCTGCTCAAAATCATCATCGTGACCGTGCAG CTGGTGCTGTTTGGACTGAGCAACCAGATGGTGGTGACATTTAAAGAGGAGAACACGGCTGCATTCAAACACCTTTTCCTGAAAGGTTATCAGGACAGCGTTCCTCAGGCCGTCCACACGCAGAAGGAACTGTACAGCCGCATCGACTTCGCCATAGAGCAG TACTTGGCTCTACCTCAGATCTCACTGGGGCTGTATGCATACGGGTTGGGTGAAAACGGAAGTGCGCTCTCCCTCTGCCAGAGGTACTACAGGAAGGGCACCATCGACCCCGTCAACGACACCTTTGACATTGATCCCCATGTTCGCACCG AATGCGTTGGAGTGAATCCACTGACTTACATTCCTGCTCCAGGAAACAGTGACTACAAGAATTTCACTCTCAAGTTTTACAA GCTGATCAATGTAACAATTGACTTCCAGCTGAAGGCCATCAACATTCAGACGATTATAAACAATGAAATCCCTGACTGCTACACCTTTGCTATCACG ATCGTCATGGATAACAAGGCGCATAGTGGCAAAGTTAAGATCAGTCTGCAGAACCAGGCCACCATAAAGGAGTGTAAAGACCCCAACGTGTCTGGACACG CGGAGAGCTACGCTCGGGAGTTCTTCGATGTGCTGGTGGCGTTCGTCTGCCTGCTGTCCCTGCTGCTGTGTGGGCGCTCCATCCTCAGAGGCATCCTCCTGCAACAC GAGTACGTGCAGTTTTTCAAACACAAACTTGGCCGCTGTGTGAGCTGGGGAGAGAGAATGGAGTTCATCAACGGCTGGTACATTCTGCTCATCGTCAGCGACATGTTCACCATCATCGGCAGCTTCATCAAAATCGGGATCGAGTCCAAG AATTTGTCATCATATGACATATGCGGGATCCTGCTGGGAACCTCCACTCTGCTGGTGTGGGTGGGAGTCATCCGCTACCTCAGCTTCTTTCAGAAATACAAT ATCTTGATCGTGACTCTAAGAGCTGCTTTTCCTAACGTCATCCGCTTCTGCCTCTGTGCAGCTGCCATTTATTTGGGATATTGCTTCTGTGGATGGATCGTGCTGGGGCCCTATCATACCAAG TTTCGCTCCCTGTCCAAGGTGTCAGAGTGCCTGTTTTCTCTGATCAACGGGGACGACATGTTTGTGACGTTCGCTGAGATGGAGAGCAGCGGCACGCTGGTGTGGATCTTCAGCCAGGTCTACCTTTACACCTTCATCTCCCTCTTCATCTACATGGTGCTGTCCCTCTTCATCGCACTCATCACAGGAGCCTACGACACCATTATG GCTCAAACACAGGAGCAGGTACGAGTCTCCGATCTGCACGCGTTCATTGCGGAGTGCGCGGACACACCCAGCTCTGGCAAGTTCCGCGGGCCCGAAGGGTCGTCGTGctccttcctctgctgctgtgagtggtga
- the pglyrp6 gene encoding peptidoglycan recognition protein 6, with the protein MDKGCWKGTLVLVVVLVSTYAEASSSWHMDDFIKAVKQVENGDPGSEPVAVLRRLRRAAGLNDAFIQHFLGNADSSGPEMNSNLSVYINRAVHHRVTEDAKEEGVVLTPDGTTVALAPLLLGIEAGLLSKTTGRVRGLYQLTLAKDLHSSPLTQHLGPDGCWDSITSPRVFTLLDRPSMLTTAQVNGVMDGVVLGMEVSAKSRRPVKLSDLLTEYYCHQLESKGLDAAPRLTSRRRRENFGGLVALPVLARQVVKSVELWRTLKGRSKMDAKKRKQLMAVVKEGMKEFTHKYMDCPPFIPRCMWGAEPYRGTPTNLSLPLSFMFIHHTHSPGKPCLTFQQCSADMRSMQRFHQEDRGWDDIGYSFVAGSDGNIYEGRGWHWQGAHTLGHNSVGFGVSFIGNYAASLPSQHSMGLVRDQLASCAIGGGRLVANFTLQGHRQVVNTSCPGDALYNEIRGWEHYGEVEK; encoded by the exons ATGGATAAAGGCTGCTGGAAAGGGACCCTGGTCCTTGTTGTGGTGCTGGTCAGCACGTATGCAGAAG CTTCATCTTCCTGGCACATGGATGACTTCATCAAGGCGGTGAAGCAGGTGGAGAATGGGGATCCTGGGTCAGAGCCAGTAGCCGTGTTGAGGAGGCTGCGCCGGGCAGCTGGCCTTAATGATGCATTCATTCAGCACTTCCTCGGTAATGCCGACTCCAGTGGTCCTGAAATGAACTCGAACCTCTCAGTTTACATTAACAGGGCTGTGCATCACAGGGTGACTGAAGATGCCAAAGAAGAAGGTGTGGTTCTCACTCCTGATGGCACCACCGTTGCCCTGGCGCCCCTCCTCCTGGGCATCGAGGCTGGTCTCCTCTCCAAGACGACAGGCCGTGTGCGGGGCCTGTACCAGCTCACCCTGGCCAAAGACCTGCACAGCTCTCCTCTCACCCAGCATCTGGGACCGGACGGCTGCTGGGACAGCATCACCTCCCCTCGAGTCTTCACCCTCCTGGACAGGCCCTCTATGCTCACCACCGCTCAGGTCAACGGGGTCATGGATGGCGTGGTTCTAGGTATGGAGGTCTCTGCCAAATCCAGACGTCCTGTCAAGCTCAGCGACCTGCTGACAGAGTATTACTGCCACCAGCTGGAGAGCAAAGGACTGGACGCTGCCCCGCGCCTCACCAGCCGACGTCGCAGGGAGAACTTCGGAGGGCTGGTCGCCCTTCCGGTGCTGGCCAGGCAGGTGGTGAAGTCAGTAGAGCTGTGGCGGACACTGAAGGGGCGCTCCAAGATGGACGCGAAGAAGAGGAAGCAGCTGATGGCGGTGGTGAAAGAGGGAATGAAAGAGTTCACCCATAAGTACATGG ATTGCCCTCCCTTCATACCTCGCTGTATGTGGGGTGCAGAGCCGTACAGAGGGACCCCCACCaacctgtctctccctctctccttcatgTTCATCCACCACACTCACTCGCCGGGCAAGCCCTGTCTGACCTTCCAGCAGTGCTCTGCAGACATGCGCTCCATGCAGCGCTTCCACCAGGAGGACAGAGGCTGGGACGACATAGGATACAG CTTCGTCGCAGGTTCCGACGGTAACATCTACGAGGGCCGAGGCTGGCACTGGCAAGGGGCCCACACCCTCGGACACAACTCCGTAGGCTTCGGGGTTTCCTTCATCGGAAACTACGCCGCCAGCCTGCCTTCCCAGCATTCCATGGGGTTGGTGAGAGATCAGCTGGCATCCTGCGCCATCGGCGGTGGGAGACTGGTAGCCAACTTCACCCTGCAGGGGCACAGACAGGTGGTGAACACTTCCTGTCCTGGTGACGCTCTCTATAATGAGATCAGAGGCTGGGAACACTATGGG GAGGTCGAGAAATGA
- the trappc5 gene encoding trafficking protein particle complex subunit 5, whose translation MDTRFTRGKSNILERPLTRPKTEVSVSAFALLFSEMVQYCQSRVYSVSELQTRLADMGQSVGASLLDVLVLREKNGKRETKVLNMLLFIKVNVWKSLFGKEADKLEQANDDDKTYYIIEKEPLINAYISVPKENSSLNCAAFTAGIVEAILTHSGFPAKVTAHWHKGTTLMIKFNESVIARDKALDGR comes from the exons ATGGACACGCGGTTCACTCGAGGGAAATCCAACATTCTGGAGCGCCCCCTGACCCGACCCAAGACTGAGGTCAGCGTGAGCGCTTTTGCCCTCCTGTTCTCCGAGATGGTCCAGTACTGTCAGAGCCGCGTGTACTCCGTGTCTGAGCTGCAGACTCGCCTGGCAGACATGGGCCAGAGCGTGGGAGCCAGCCTGCTGGACGTGCTGGTGCTGCGGGAGAAGAACGGGAAGAGGGAGACCAAAGTGCTGAATATGCTGCTCTTCATCAAG GTTAATGTCTGGAAGTCTTTGTTTGGGAAGGAGGCTGACAAGCTGGAGCAGGCCAACGATGATGACAAGACGTATTACATCATAGAGAAGGAGCCACTTATCAACGCGTACATCTCCGTGCCCAAGGAGAACAGCAGCTTGAACTGCGCCGCCTTCACCGCAGGCATCGTGGAGGCCATCCTCACACACAGCGGCTTCCCCGCCAAGGTCACCGCCCACTGGCACAAAGGCACCACGCTCATGATAAAGTTCAACGAGTCAGTCATAGCCAGGGACAAGGCTTTGGATGGCAGATAA